Part of the Leptospira sp. GIMC2001 genome, GCAATCGCTTCATCCAGTGCATTGGTATGTAGAGATTGAGTATGTCCAAGTGCAGCTGCCATTGCTTCAATGCAAGTTCTAGCAACATTATTGAATGGATCTTGTTCAGTAAGAGACCAACCTGAAGTTTGGCAGTGGGTTCGAAGTGCCATGGATTTTGCGTTTTTAGGATTGAATTTTTTTACAATTTTTGCCCAGAGTAGGCGTCCTGCTCGCATCTTTGCGATTTCCATAAAATGATTCATTCCAATTGCCCAGAAAAAAGAAAGTCTTGGAGCAAATGCATCCACATCTAAACCAGACTCAATTCCAGTTCTTAGATATTCAAGTCCGTCCGCAAGAGTATAAGCTAACTCAAGATCGGCGGTAGCTCCTGCTTCTTGCATATGATAACCGGATATGGAAATGGAATTGAATTTTGGCATAAACCGCGAGGTATATGAAAAAATATCAGCGATGATTTTCATAGAATGCTTTGGAGGATAGATATATGTATTTCTCACCATGAATTCTTTTAGAATATCATTTTGAATAGTGCCCGACAATTTTTCCGCAGGAACACCTTGCTCTTCTCCAGCTACGATAAAGAAGGCCATGATAGGAATCACTGCTCCATTCATTGTCATGGAAACAGACATTTGATCGAGAGGTATCTGATCAAAAAGTATTTTCATATCGAGAATGGAATCGATAGCGACTCCGGCTTTTCCAACGTCTCCTACAACTCGATCATGATCGGAGTCATATCCTCTATGAGTGGCAAGGTCAAAAGCAACTGATAATCCTTTCTGACCTGCAGCAAGATTTCTTCTATAGAAAGCGTTCGATTCTTCAGCAGTGGAAAATCCTGCATACTGTCGAACAGTCCAAGGTTGCATAACATACATGGTCGAGTATGGACCTCGAAGAAAGGGTGGAAGTCCTGCTGCATAATTTAGATGCTCTAAATCTTTTTTATCTTCGGATGAATACGATTTCTTGACATTGATTCCTTCAGGAGTAGCCCATTCAGATTCGTTAGCAGATTGGGGAGCGCTTGAATTCGCAGAAGTAAAGAAATTTTTTGAAAAAGGAATCTCTGAAAAATTAGGTCTCATATCGTTTACCCTGTCTAAATTTTCGAATTTGGCAAGTTAAAAACTATTTAAAACAAAGTTTCAGAGGTTGGCGGATTCTCCGAATCAATAATATTTCGAAAGCGAGCAATTCGCAATCGATTGGCAAAGACATCCCAAAGTCCTATCCACGAATGGGAACGAACTTCTATATGGTTTTGGTCTTTGGGGAAAAATAATTCCACCCGGTCAGGGAAGCGAAAAACTTTTGTAAAATAGGTAACGCGAATGTATTGGTCGGAAATTACTTCGTCAATATGAATATTTTCGGAGTTTTCAAAATAGGTATGCATTCTCTTGAAGGCTGTCGATGAATCATAATTATAAGTGATAGGCTCAATATGGTGAATATAATTGTATTCCCAACTACCACTTGAAACACAGTTAGGTGATGGAGCACAGCCATGCAATTGTCCTT contains:
- the scpA gene encoding methylmalonyl-CoA mutase — its product is MRPNFSEIPFSKNFFTSANSSAPQSANESEWATPEGINVKKSYSSEDKKDLEHLNYAAGLPPFLRGPYSTMYVMQPWTVRQYAGFSTAEESNAFYRRNLAAGQKGLSVAFDLATHRGYDSDHDRVVGDVGKAGVAIDSILDMKILFDQIPLDQMSVSMTMNGAVIPIMAFFIVAGEEQGVPAEKLSGTIQNDILKEFMVRNTYIYPPKHSMKIIADIFSYTSRFMPKFNSISISGYHMQEAGATADLELAYTLADGLEYLRTGIESGLDVDAFAPRLSFFWAIGMNHFMEIAKMRAGRLLWAKIVKKFNPKNAKSMALRTHCQTSGWSLTEQDPFNNVARTCIEAMAAALGHTQSLHTNALDEAIALPTDFSARIARNTQIYLQEETNICKVVDPWAGSYYVEKLTHDIAHKAWELIEEVEKLGGMAKAIETGIPKMRIEEAAARKQARIDSGKDVIVGVNKYRLAKEDPIDILDIDNTAVRNAQLERLAKLKKERDPQAVEAALNAITSASETGKGNLLELAVDAARKRATLGEISYAMEKVFGRYKAVIRSISGVYSSEISEDSSFLDARNLADEFAKLEGRRPRIMVAKMGQDGHDRGAKVISTSFADLGFDVDIGPLFQTPAEVAKQAVENDVHILGVSSLAAGHKTLVPQVIEELKKLGADDVLVIVGGVIPHQDYEFLYNAGVAGVFGPGTVISLAAKQILEILLSTRRAA
- a CDS encoding DUF1499 domain-containing protein; this translates as MEAGIGIFIICCMSILSPFYGVDKEGQLHGCAPSPNCVSSGSWEYNYIHHIEPITYNYDSSTAFKRMHTYFENSENIHIDEVISDQYIRVTYFTKVFRFPDRVELFFPKDQNHIEVRSHSWIGLWDVFANRLRIARFRNIIDSENPPTSETLF